Proteins from a genomic interval of Caulobacter rhizosphaerae:
- a CDS encoding alpha/beta hydrolase, translating to MKTVWASKAMAILLAAAAPVAASAKAVIVERIKVHGAALEGNLEGEATDRDVVVYLPPGYAADKARRYPVVYALHGYGLTADGFAGLLQTPRTAESAFAAGAPGMIVVLPDTQTLHNGSMYSSSVTTGDWEGFLTRDLIAYVDAHYRTLPDRRSRGLAGHSMGGYGVARIGMKYPETFGALYIMSPCCLSAREAPPAETAAVVEGVTTREAAARLDFLPRATFAVAAAWSPNPKKPPFYVDLPTSNGVEDRSVLARWAANAPLSMLDQYVFNLRRYQAIAIDVGDRDGLRVDAAALHERMEAFGVRNTFEIYSGDHGSAVASRFQSNVLPFFGRVLHSDGQ from the coding sequence ATGAAGACGGTTTGGGCTTCCAAGGCGATGGCCATTCTGTTGGCGGCCGCGGCGCCGGTAGCGGCGAGCGCCAAGGCCGTGATCGTCGAGCGCATCAAGGTCCACGGCGCGGCCCTGGAGGGCAATCTCGAAGGCGAGGCGACCGACCGGGACGTCGTGGTCTATCTCCCGCCCGGCTACGCCGCCGACAAGGCGCGCCGCTATCCGGTCGTCTATGCGCTGCATGGCTACGGCCTGACCGCCGACGGGTTCGCGGGATTGCTCCAGACCCCGCGGACCGCCGAGAGCGCCTTCGCCGCGGGCGCGCCCGGCATGATCGTCGTCCTGCCCGACACCCAGACCCTGCACAATGGCTCGATGTATTCGAGCTCGGTGACGACGGGCGACTGGGAAGGGTTCCTGACCCGCGACCTGATCGCCTATGTCGACGCTCACTACCGCACCCTTCCGGATCGCCGGAGCCGCGGCCTGGCCGGCCACTCGATGGGCGGCTACGGCGTCGCGCGGATCGGCATGAAATATCCCGAGACCTTCGGCGCCCTGTACATCATGAGCCCGTGCTGCCTTTCGGCCCGAGAGGCGCCGCCCGCGGAGACCGCCGCGGTGGTCGAGGGCGTCACGACCCGGGAGGCGGCGGCCAGGCTCGACTTCCTCCCGCGCGCCACCTTCGCGGTCGCCGCCGCCTGGTCGCCGAACCCGAAGAAGCCGCCCTTCTATGTCGATCTGCCGACATCGAACGGCGTCGAAGACCGGTCGGTGCTGGCCCGCTGGGCCGCCAACGCGCCCCTGAGCATGCTGGACCAGTACGTCTTCAACCTCAGGCGCTACCAGGCGATCGCCATCGACGTGGGCGATCGGGACGGGCTGCGCGTCGACGCCGCGGCCCTGCACGAGCGCATGGAGGCGTTCGGCGTCAGGAACACCTTCGAGATCTACAGCGGCGATCACGGCAGCGCCGTCGCCAGCCGCTTCCAGAGCAACGTGCTCCCGTTCTTCGGGCGCGTGCTTCATTCGGACGGCCAATAG